TCAAGTGTTCCTCATCCATCTTTTATCTCACAGCCACAACAGCCTACTTGCCATGGGTAAGTATGACAGGAAAATAGCACAAAGAAAACCCAGAACAGCTTAATGCCAATATGTGGGTTAATGCATAAAATGCATAAATTTTATGCATTAGTGCATACAGAAATAAGGCATGTATATTGAATGGAGAATCTTCTtgatttttcaaataaaatatctcTTAAATTATTATTCAGTTTCCTTAATTTTTTGTATCAGtcattttgtaacatttttcctgatatattttttaattaacatttattttgttagtTTCTATGTACAAGGATTTAGGCAGGCACAAACCATGGCTTTTGCTATTGATGAAATCAACAGAAACACCGACATGTTACCCAATGTGACTCTGGGATACACTCTTTATGACAATTGTGTTGAACTTGGAATTGGATTCCGTGGAGCATTATCATTAGCCGGTGGTCAAGAGGAGCAGATTATATCAAATGATACATGTACTGGAAATCCTCCAGTTCTTGGGATTGTTGGTGATTCTTCCTCTACACCTTCTATTGCCATCTCCAGTGTCTTAGGTTTATACAGAGTACCGATAGTAAGTTTTCAGTTTAACTATACCGTATTATTGTTGTAtgactttatatattttttcagtgtttgtaaATACTGACTTAATTGTAAATTTAATGACAAGAACAATGTAAAATATGCAGTCTGTCTTTTTCACACGTGAGTTATTTTGCcacattttcctgtttgagTGACCGTCAGTAAAGTTATTGATTTAATTGTAAATTTAATGACAAGACCATTGTACCCAATACCCAGTTTAAAGGAGGCAGTCAAGGCTTTCAATATTTCTAAAATATATTGTCTGTATCTTTCACAGGTGAGTTATTTTGCCACATGTTCTTGTTTGAGTGACCATCGAAAATATCCATCCTTCTTTAGGACAATCCCAAGTGATGCTTTCCAGGTAAaattcaatcagcagaattatTACAATTGCCAATAGATGATGAGCAGCTAATCCACTGAAAGTTTTCTTATTATCTATGCTCTCATGTTTTCTCATGTTTCTCATGTTGCTTTCACTTAGGTACGTGCTATAATTAAAATTCTAAAACATTTCGACTGGACTTGGGCAGGTCTGCTTATCAGTGATGATGATTATGGACGCCACGCTGCCAGATCCTTACAATTCGAGCTAAGTTTGTCTGGTGAAGGTTGCCTAGACTACACTGATGTTTTACCTTGGGAcaaagatgcagatgaactgagAAGGATTGTGAATGTGATGAAAAAATCAACAGCTCGTGTGGTCATTGCCTTTGTACATGAGAGTCACATGATAAACCTTATGGAAGAggtgaagtttaaaaaaaaacttgattaTTTCTTGCTATAAAGATCTGTATCTATGCACTGTGTAAAAGATGTACTATATCTTTAATTGAATGACTACAGAAACGTAAAGAAACAATTTATAACATATAACAATTGATAGCAAATACCTAAGTTGGATGTTAATGTCACAAAAGTAGGTGATAGTTACATCACTTTTTGCATTTGGTAAAATATAATGCACAGGTAGTAAAGGAGAATGTAACTGGTCTACAGTGGATTGCCAGTGAAGGCTGGACAGCAACAGCTGGTGTGCTCCAAACACCTCAGTTCATGCCATACCTGGGTGGTACACTGGGCATTGCTATTCGTCGAGGAGAAATAACAGGGCTCAGAGAATTCCTATTACAAATACGTCCTGACCTACACCACAACAATGACAATGGAAATAGCATGGTGGGAGTTGAAATGTTACTGTGACATTGACAAGAATTTCATtatgtcatgtttttttaaatggaaaagaaaaaagaaaaaacagttgtCAACAATATATTTCAGGTGAATCAGTTTTGGGAATTTACATTTCAGTGCAGATTTGCACCAGCTCCAGCAGGTTGGGTGGAAGGTGGAGGTGCACTATGCACTGGACAGGAAGATCtagaaaatgtgaacactgagATCTTGGACATTTCCAACCTCCGGCCTGAGTACAATGTGTATAAAGCTGTTTATGCTCTGGCATATTCCCTTGATGACATGCTGCGATGCAAGCCAGGAAGAGGGCCTTTCAGTGAGAAAAGCTGTGCCACTTTGCAATCAATGCAGCCATGGCAGGTGTGATATGAATTTACACACCATGTCAATTAGATATCAATCTATGAGTAAATCATTTGCTCTGTAATTACTTTCAGAAAACAGTTTACCCCGTATGACTAAAAACAGGGCGATTAAATGAATTACGAAAAAGTTGAAGAGAGCTGAATGGGTTTTCAATATTTCTGAGTAACAGAAgtgtttaatatatttagatCAGAGCACTTTAACAAGTATGTGTGTAATGTATAATTAGAGTTCTTGAAATTATTAAAGATGTTACATATTAAGGAGTCATCCTTAATTTAGAATTCGATTTCATTACATTTATATGTATAGGTATAATAGGTATAATATTCCATTTCGCTATCAAATAGAGGGTGCCACTCTTTGGactgttaaaaataatttatttcttatGAATCCCTTTTTAACAGCTTCTTTATTACTTGGAAAGGGTAAATTTCACCACTGCATTTGGGGATCAAGTGTCATTTGATGAAAATGGTGATGTGGTGCCAATTTATGATGTGATGAACTGGTTGTGGCTCCCTGATGGAAGCACTAAAGTTCAGAATGTGGGTGAGGTTAAGAGTTCAGCTTTAAAAGGTGAAGAACTCATACTTGATGAAGACAAGATTTTCTGGAACTTTATTTCAAAAAAGGTTATGtgtttttctgatttttatattttgtcagttatacagtatatttatatgtaatatTTAATTTCATCCAACAGCCTCCTCGATCAGTATGCAGTGAGAGCTGTCCTCCTGGTACCCACATGATTAGAAAGAAGGGGGAACCCAAATGCTGTTTTGACTGCATACCTTGTTCTGAGGGAAAAGTCACTAATAAGACCAGTAaggtgttttgggtttttttcagcacgatatatttattttcattcatattAAATATTGTATGCATTTCACCATCTTCCGGTTTCTTCATCTTTCTCCTTTTGCCAGACTCCTTGGAGTGCACCAGTTGTCCAGAGGATTTTTGGTCAAACCCCCAGCGTGACCACTGTGTTCCCAAGAAGACAGAGTTCCTCTCCTACCATGAGCCTCTGGGTATTTGTTTGACAGCAACCTCACTGCTGGGCACATGTATATGTGCTGGTGTTCTAGGGATCTTTATCTACCATCACAGAACACCTATAATACGTGCCAACAATTCAGAACTTAGTTTCCAGGTATTGCTGTCACTCAAGTTATGTTTCCTGTGTTCACTTTTGTTCATTGGACGACCCAGGCTGTGGACATGCCAACTCAGACATGCAGCATTTGGGATCAGCTTTGTGCTTTGTGTCTCATGCATCCTGGTAAAAACCATGGTTGTTCTGGCTGTTTTCAAAGCCTCTAAGCCAGGAGGGGGAACCAGTCTGAAGTGGTTTGGTGTTATGCAGCAGAGAGGAACAGTTCTGTGCCTTACATCTATTCAGGCAGCCATCTGCACTACCTGGCTTGTTTCTTCCTCTCCAACTCCACATAAAAACACCCAATACCAAAATGATAAGATTGTTTATGAGTGTGCAGTTGGGTCCACTCTGGGTTTTGCAGTATTACTGGGTTATATTGGTATACTAGCTTTCCTCAGTTTTCTAATCGCTTTCTTCGCAAGGAATCTCCCTGACAGTTTTAATGAGGCCAAGCTCATCACATTCAGCATGCTGATCTTCTGTGCTGTGTGGGTGGCCTTTGTTCCTGTCTATATCAGCTCACCAGGAAATTATGCAGATGCAGTGGAGGTATTTGCTATCCTGGCCTCAAGTTTTGGACTTTTGATCACACTGTTTGGACCTAAATGTTACATAATCTTGTTGAGACCAGAATTGAACACGAAAAAAGCTATAATGGGTCGTGGCACTCAGTCATAAACATTTTTCCTCACAGATTAGAAAAGTAGCTTTACAGTATATTAGAAATGGGAAAGGCTTCAGTTCTAGCTAGaaccgagaagcttcttcagttctagatagaactgaagaagcttctcagatgagaggtgaaacgtcttcaagcaacttaaagaagtccagacgcttttctttccaagctccttaggttcagtgagtattttttttattgtacacACTGAGCATTTTCACTTAAAATCATTCTATCATTTTTCATAGATGAAGTCTTCATGTTTATCTTGAATACAAATAAACTACTCAGAAAATTAAGAGAACCCTTGAATGAACAAATGAATGTTGATGAATGAAATATTACTAAAGTTGACAGTCTTTACTGATATACATTGTGTAATTTGTTAAGAACAAAATGAACACTCAGTAAAAACCATAATCATCAATCCTTTAAAAGCTGGATTCAAAATCACACCAAATCACTTGATCCCtctgtccatccatctgtcTATCCATctattc
The window above is part of the Pelmatolapia mariae isolate MD_Pm_ZW linkage group LG14, Pm_UMD_F_2, whole genome shotgun sequence genome. Proteins encoded here:
- the LOC134641534 gene encoding extracellular calcium-sensing receptor-like; translated protein: MNKVGDIILGGLFPVHFFSSVPHPSFISQPQQPTCHGFYVQGFRQAQTMAFAIDEINRNTDMLPNVTLGYTLYDNCVELGIGFRGALSLAGGQEEQIISNDTCTGNPPVLGIVGDSSSTPSIAISSVLGLYRVPIVSYFATCSCLSDHRKYPSFFRTIPSDAFQVRAIIKILKHFDWTWAGLLISDDDYGRHAARSLQFELSLSGEGCLDYTDVLPWDKDADELRRIVNVMKKSTARVVIAFVHESHMINLMEEVVKENVTGLQWIASEGWTATAGVLQTPQFMPYLGGTLGIAIRRGEITGLREFLLQIRPDLHHNNDNGNSMVNQFWEFTFQCRFAPAPAGWVEGGGALCTGQEDLENVNTEILDISNLRPEYNVYKAVYALAYSLDDMLRCKPGRGPFSEKSCATLQSMQPWQLLYYLERVNFTTAFGDQVSFDENGDVVPIYDVMNWLWLPDGSTKVQNVGEVKSSALKGEELILDEDKIFWNFISKKPPRSVCSESCPPGTHMIRKKGEPKCCFDCIPCSEGKVTNKTNSLECTSCPEDFWSNPQRDHCVPKKTEFLSYHEPLGICLTATSLLGTCICAGVLGIFIYHHRTPIIRANNSELSFQVLLSLKLCFLCSLLFIGRPRLWTCQLRHAAFGISFVLCVSCILVKTMVVLAVFKASKPGGGTSLKWFGVMQQRGTVLCLTSIQAAICTTWLVSSSPTPHKNTQYQNDKIVYECAVGSTLGFAVLLGYIGILAFLSFLIAFFARNLPDSFNEAKLITFSMLIFCAVWVAFVPVYISSPGNYADAVEVFAILASSFGLLITLFGPKCYIILLRPELNTKKAIMGRGTQS